One Actinosynnema pretiosum DNA segment encodes these proteins:
- a CDS encoding nitrate- and nitrite sensing domain-containing protein has protein sequence MTTGVRQGEARTASWRLQNWRLPTKLGAVLLIPTVAALALGGLRVQSDLANATQFSRLANQVQLETAVADLVHQLQRERDLSTWYVASSKQIESVALDRQLVRVSDAVETLKSKIIDLSGDLAPETVERFRGTAEQLTRLNSLRSAVRETQYPSDAVLRVYSESVESLLDLGEQAIGGIDDPELARLHLATNAMARIKEQESQKRGILFDVFQRGSFAANQERALLAVNAELDAARNDFRKSATPDQAKIYDDTVTCLIIDTANNMQETALNLAGTTSGFGDISPKGWDVSSTLTVNKTRQVEVMLIEQLQRLSDERTGEARAAAFYDSGVVLGALLMALVMALFVARSILNPLRLLRRTALDVADKGLPEAVEKILADPNPQEAAKTAIAPVPITTREEVGQVARAFDAVHGEAVRLAAEQAMLRDNVNAMFVNLSRRSQALVERQLNLIDRLEQDEQDPDQLASLFELDHLATRMRRNSENLLVLSGTDLSRRLTRPVPVAEVLGAAVSEVEQYARVQVGQTPELTVQGRAVNDLVHLIAELLDNATAFSDPVTKVTVRTARTRKGELAIEIQDRGVGMSDQDLRDANERLANPPDVDVAVSRRMGLYVVARLAKRHDVKVRLRGNEDIEGGTTALVTVPEALVTSAGQTAHPMGADLIGSPSAPAPSAFPSPNTAQRASGIAGAFGGGNGTAGVTTRHDEESSYPAVSFMSTDVDADATRAPYRAEVPQETSAEISQASWLPMVEEQPPAVARDAQNEPTGTFGSPTLFTAYEDRDAPQADHEHGYQTTQFPTVDDSANAFAPFAAPLPEPEPEPEPEPEPEPVVFQRSSAPRASAPARPVVDDTPTERLPIYEAVLSQWFQSVGSETSAGTTQAVPPAPAAPAPRPARQDVQPEPQREEAPLPTRKPRPVSEQAQEAAAPSSAIENGLPKRQPGSQSNMSKRTLETSRVSEPEAVQAEPAAKASPASVWQSPADEGWQAAQSLLSSTPDATTQAGLPKRKPKAQLVPGSAAPLAGATQQPQQPPLPPRSADVIRGRMSSLQQGVRRGRHALIDAYAGDMSSRQDEEQE, from the coding sequence TTGACGACAGGCGTCAGGCAGGGGGAGGCGCGCACCGCCTCGTGGCGGCTGCAGAACTGGCGCCTGCCCACCAAGCTGGGGGCTGTCCTTCTCATCCCGACCGTGGCGGCGCTCGCCCTCGGCGGTCTGCGCGTGCAGTCCGACCTGGCGAACGCCACGCAGTTCAGTCGACTGGCCAACCAGGTGCAGTTGGAGACCGCGGTCGCGGACCTGGTGCACCAGCTCCAGCGCGAGCGCGACCTCAGCACGTGGTATGTGGCGTCGAGCAAGCAGATCGAGAGCGTCGCGCTCGACCGCCAGCTCGTGCGGGTGAGCGACGCGGTCGAGACGCTCAAGAGCAAGATCATCGACCTGAGCGGGGACTTGGCCCCGGAGACGGTCGAGCGGTTCCGCGGCACGGCCGAGCAGCTCACCCGGCTGAACAGCCTGCGCAGCGCGGTCCGCGAGACGCAGTACCCGTCAGACGCGGTCCTGCGCGTCTACTCGGAGTCCGTCGAGAGCCTCCTCGACCTTGGCGAGCAGGCCATCGGTGGCATCGACGACCCCGAGCTGGCACGGCTCCACCTGGCCACGAACGCGATGGCCCGCATCAAGGAGCAGGAGTCGCAGAAGCGCGGCATCCTGTTCGACGTCTTCCAGCGCGGCAGCTTCGCGGCCAACCAGGAGCGCGCCCTCCTGGCCGTCAACGCCGAGCTGGACGCGGCGCGCAACGACTTCCGCAAGTCCGCCACGCCCGACCAGGCCAAGATCTACGACGACACCGTCACCTGTCTGATCATCGACACGGCGAACAACATGCAGGAGACGGCGCTCAACCTCGCGGGCACCACCAGCGGGTTCGGCGACATCAGCCCCAAGGGCTGGGACGTGTCCTCCACCCTGACGGTCAACAAGACCCGCCAGGTGGAGGTCATGCTCATCGAGCAGCTGCAGAGGCTGAGCGACGAGCGCACCGGCGAGGCTCGCGCCGCGGCGTTCTACGACTCCGGCGTCGTGCTCGGCGCGCTGCTCATGGCCCTCGTCATGGCGCTGTTCGTCGCGCGGTCGATCCTCAACCCGCTGCGCCTGCTGCGCCGCACGGCGCTCGACGTGGCGGACAAGGGCCTGCCGGAGGCGGTCGAGAAGATCCTCGCCGACCCGAACCCGCAGGAGGCCGCCAAGACCGCCATCGCGCCGGTGCCCATCACCACGCGCGAAGAGGTCGGCCAGGTGGCGCGGGCGTTCGACGCGGTGCACGGCGAGGCGGTCCGACTGGCCGCCGAGCAGGCGATGCTCCGCGACAACGTCAACGCCATGTTCGTCAACCTGTCCCGCCGGTCGCAGGCGCTCGTCGAGCGCCAGCTGAACCTGATCGACCGGCTGGAGCAGGACGAGCAGGACCCGGACCAGCTCGCCAGCCTGTTCGAGCTGGACCACCTCGCGACGCGCATGCGCCGCAACAGCGAGAACCTGCTGGTGCTCTCGGGCACCGACCTGTCCCGGCGGCTCACCCGCCCGGTCCCCGTCGCCGAGGTCCTCGGCGCCGCGGTGTCCGAGGTCGAGCAGTACGCCAGGGTCCAGGTCGGCCAGACCCCGGAGCTCACCGTCCAGGGCCGCGCGGTCAACGACCTCGTGCACCTGATCGCGGAGCTGCTCGACAACGCGACCGCCTTCTCGGACCCGGTGACCAAGGTCACCGTGCGCACGGCCCGCACCCGCAAGGGCGAGCTGGCGATCGAGATCCAGGACCGCGGCGTCGGCATGAGCGACCAGGACCTGCGCGACGCCAACGAGCGGCTGGCCAACCCGCCGGACGTCGACGTCGCCGTCTCCCGCCGCATGGGCCTGTACGTGGTCGCGCGGCTGGCCAAGCGGCACGACGTCAAGGTCAGGCTCCGGGGCAACGAGGACATCGAGGGCGGCACCACCGCGCTCGTCACCGTCCCCGAGGCGCTGGTCACCTCGGCCGGTCAGACCGCCCACCCGATGGGCGCGGACCTGATCGGCTCGCCCAGCGCACCGGCCCCGAGCGCCTTCCCGAGCCCGAACACCGCCCAGCGCGCCAGCGGCATCGCGGGCGCCTTCGGCGGCGGCAACGGCACGGCGGGCGTCACCACCAGGCACGACGAGGAGTCCAGCTACCCGGCGGTCAGCTTCATGTCGACCGACGTGGACGCCGACGCGACCCGCGCGCCCTACCGGGCCGAGGTGCCGCAGGAGACCTCCGCGGAGATCTCCCAGGCGTCCTGGCTGCCCATGGTCGAGGAGCAGCCCCCCGCGGTGGCGCGGGACGCGCAGAACGAGCCCACGGGCACGTTCGGCTCGCCCACCCTCTTCACCGCCTACGAGGACCGCGACGCCCCCCAGGCGGACCACGAGCACGGCTACCAGACCACCCAGTTCCCGACCGTGGACGACTCGGCGAACGCGTTCGCGCCGTTCGCCGCGCCGCTGCCGGAACCGGAGCCCGAGCCGGAGCCCGAGCCCGAGCCGGAACCGGTCGTCTTCCAGCGGAGCAGCGCACCCAGGGCGTCCGCGCCCGCGCGGCCCGTGGTCGACGACACGCCGACGGAACGCCTCCCGATCTACGAGGCCGTCCTGTCGCAGTGGTTCCAGTCCGTGGGAAGCGAGACGTCCGCGGGGACCACCCAGGCCGTTCCGCCCGCCCCGGCCGCACCCGCTCCGCGCCCCGCGCGGCAGGATGTGCAGCCGGAACCCCAGCGGGAGGAGGCTCCTCTGCCCACGCGCAAGCCACGCCCGGTGTCGGAGCAGGCCCAGGAAGCCGCCGCCCCGAGCAGCGCCATCGAGAACGGTCTGCCCAAGCGGCAGCCCGGTTCGCAGAGCAACATGTCCAAGCGCACACTGGAGACGAGCAGGGTGAGCGAGCCGGAGGCCGTCCAGGCCGAACCGGCGGCAAAGGCGAGCCCCGCGTCCGTCTGGCAGTCGCCCGCGGACGAGGGCTGGCAGGCCGCGCAGTCCCTGCTCAGCAGCACCCCCGACGCCACGACGCAGGCAGGGCTCCCGAAGCGGAAGCCCAAGGCTCAGCTTGTGCCGGGCAGCGCCGCGCCCCTCGCGGGCGCGACGCAGCAACCGCAGCAGCCCCCGCTGCCACCACGATCGGCAGATGTCATTCGTGGACGCATGTCCAGTCTTCAGCAGGGCGTCCGTCGGGGGCGGCACGCGCTGATCGACGCTTACGCTGGTGACATGTCGAGCCGGCAAGACGAGGAGCAGGAGTGA
- a CDS encoding MogA/MoaB family molybdenum cofactor biosynthesis protein, which yields MSAPRAARVVTASNRASAGVYADRGGPLIVGWLRERGYAVPDPAVVPDGEPVAEALRAAVADGVAVVITTGGTGISPTDRTPEATRSVLDFEVPGLADAIRMSGWPAVPGSVLSRGVAGVAGRTLVVNLPGSTGGVKDGLAVLDAVLEHAVEQVGGGDHR from the coding sequence GTGAGCGCGCCGAGGGCGGCCCGCGTGGTGACGGCGTCCAACCGGGCCTCGGCCGGGGTGTACGCCGACCGGGGCGGGCCGCTGATCGTCGGGTGGCTGCGCGAGCGCGGCTACGCCGTGCCGGACCCGGCGGTCGTGCCGGACGGCGAGCCGGTGGCCGAGGCGCTGCGCGCGGCGGTCGCCGACGGGGTCGCGGTGGTGATCACCACCGGCGGCACCGGCATCAGCCCCACCGACCGCACGCCCGAGGCGACCCGGTCGGTGCTGGACTTCGAGGTCCCCGGACTGGCCGACGCCATCCGGATGTCGGGCTGGCCCGCCGTGCCCGGCTCGGTGCTCTCGCGCGGCGTCGCCGGGGTCGCCGGACGCACACTAGTGGTGAACCTGCCGGGATCCACCGGCGGGGTGAAGGACGGTTTGGCGGTGCTCGACGCCGTGCTGGAGCACGCGGTCGAGCAGGTTGGTGGAGGTGATCACCGGTGA
- a CDS encoding GTP-binding protein — translation MGFAGSSPNAAAEGARKPTTSAKIVVAGGFGVGKTTFVGSVSEIVPLTTEAVMTEASAGVDDLSATPNKVTTTVAMDFGRVSLDSDLILYLFGTPGQHRFWFMWDDLVRGAIGAIVLVDTRRLADAFASIDFFDDRQLPYVVGVNCFDGLLHHRIEDVREALTIDQSVPIVTCDARNRQSTKQTLITLVEHAMRQWMSVRAG, via the coding sequence GTGGGCTTCGCAGGCTCTAGCCCCAACGCCGCCGCAGAAGGCGCACGGAAGCCTACGACCTCCGCGAAGATCGTGGTGGCCGGCGGCTTCGGCGTGGGCAAGACGACGTTCGTCGGCTCCGTGTCGGAGATCGTGCCGCTGACCACCGAGGCGGTGATGACGGAGGCCAGTGCGGGGGTCGACGACCTCTCCGCAACGCCCAACAAGGTCACCACCACGGTCGCGATGGACTTCGGCCGGGTCTCGTTGGACAGCGACCTGATCCTGTACCTGTTCGGTACGCCCGGTCAGCACCGCTTCTGGTTCATGTGGGACGACCTCGTGCGGGGCGCCATCGGCGCCATCGTGCTGGTCGACACCCGCAGGCTGGCCGACGCGTTCGCTTCGATCGACTTCTTCGACGACCGGCAGCTGCCGTACGTCGTCGGGGTCAACTGCTTCGACGGTCTGCTCCACCACCGCATCGAGGACGTCCGCGAGGCACTGACGATCGACCAGTCGGTCCCGATCGTCACCTGCGACGCCCGCAACCGGCAGTCGACCAAGCAGACGCTCATCACGCTGGTCGAGCACGCGATGCGCCAGTGGATGTCCGTTCGCGCGGGCTGA
- a CDS encoding LysM peptidoglycan-binding domain-containing protein: MAVYRGKHRFQSLRANAAVRGIAKVAVAGVIVGAPLAMAGTASAQGSGVNWDAVAACESGGNWSINTGNGYYGGLQFSPSTWTSHGGSGMAHQASRAEQIRVAENVMKTQGIGAWPVCGPKGLGGGAAPARTAPAPQQAAPAPQQQSAPQKRATAPVQQQAAPVVVALPQSNPNGDYEIKAGDTLSKIASELKVEGGWAKLHELNKQYIPNADLIMSGMKIATK; the protein is encoded by the coding sequence ATGGCGGTTTACCGAGGCAAGCACCGTTTCCAGTCCCTCCGCGCCAACGCGGCCGTTCGCGGCATCGCGAAGGTGGCCGTGGCGGGCGTCATCGTCGGCGCCCCGCTGGCCATGGCGGGCACGGCGTCCGCGCAGGGCTCCGGCGTGAACTGGGACGCCGTCGCGGCGTGCGAGAGCGGCGGCAACTGGAGCATCAACACCGGCAACGGGTACTACGGCGGCCTGCAGTTCAGCCCGTCGACCTGGACCAGCCACGGCGGCTCCGGGATGGCCCACCAGGCCTCCAGGGCCGAGCAGATCCGCGTGGCCGAGAACGTCATGAAGACCCAGGGCATCGGCGCCTGGCCCGTCTGCGGCCCCAAGGGCCTCGGCGGCGGCGCGGCCCCGGCGCGCACCGCGCCCGCGCCCCAGCAGGCGGCGCCCGCGCCCCAGCAGCAGTCGGCGCCGCAGAAGCGCGCGACGGCCCCCGTGCAGCAGCAGGCGGCCCCCGTGGTCGTGGCGCTGCCCCAGAGCAACCCGAACGGCGACTACGAGATCAAGGCGGGGGACACCCTGTCGAAGATCGCCTCGGAGCTGAAGGTCGAGGGCGGGTGGGCCAAGCTGCACGAGCTGAACAAGCAGTACATCCCGAACGCCGACCTGATCATGTCCGGCATGAAGATCGCGACCAAGTGA
- the moaC gene encoding cyclic pyranopterin monophosphate synthase MoaC, producing the protein MSQFTHIDASGAARMVDVTDKPATARTAVATGVLRTTAEVVRLLAADDLPKGDALATARIAGIMAAKRTSELVPLCHPIALSGVKVDLELGEAEVRVTATVRTADRTGVEMEALTAVSVAGLALHDMVKAVDPAASMDAVRVERKEGGKTGLWERPA; encoded by the coding sequence ATGAGCCAGTTCACCCACATCGATGCGAGCGGCGCGGCGCGCATGGTCGACGTCACCGACAAGCCGGCCACCGCCCGCACCGCCGTGGCCACCGGGGTGCTGCGCACCACGGCCGAGGTCGTGCGCCTGCTGGCCGCCGACGACCTGCCCAAGGGCGACGCGCTGGCCACCGCCCGCATCGCCGGGATCATGGCCGCCAAGCGCACCTCGGAGCTGGTGCCGCTGTGCCACCCCATCGCGCTGTCGGGCGTCAAGGTCGACCTGGAGCTGGGCGAGGCCGAGGTGCGGGTCACCGCGACCGTGCGCACCGCCGACCGGACCGGCGTGGAGATGGAGGCGCTGACCGCCGTGTCCGTCGCCGGGCTCGCGCTGCACGACATGGTGAAGGCCGTCGACCCGGCCGCGAGCATGGACGCGGTGCGGGTCGAGCGCAAGGAGGGCGGCAAGACCGGCCTGTGGGAGCGCCCCGCGTGA
- a CDS encoding helicase-associated domain-containing protein, translating into MSGTTLADWLRDQADPVLVALLRARPDLATPPPADTSVLATRLGSRSSVARACEDLDSLALTALEALLVLDADRAPVPISALRALFKPHRVTVARPVALLRSRGLLWGPDSALRVPASARDAVSPFPCGLGRSVPSLAGADLSGLDEGETRVLAALATGRPTGQTKDAAHVVSLERATSPIQKLLARGLLVRRDQSTVELPREVGLAVRGDRPLGDLVAEEPALRTQVLDPGRVDGTGAGAVLELVRHVEGLVAAWSQEPPAVLRSGGLGVRELRRVAKDLDVTEERAALLVELAVSAGLVGDSAGLEPEWVPTAQADPWLAAGPEQRWAVLAQAWLELGRLPGLVGGRDDRDRLLNPLAPELARAAAPKDRRRVLEALAELEPGTAAPDVAGLAATLAWRAPRRGGRLRDELVRWTVEEGTALGVLALGAVTGAGRALLGEGAAAAAKRLADALPDPVDHVLVQADLTVVAPGRLEPELAEEMALVADVESAGHATVYRVDERTVRRALDSGRTADDLHELFRSRSRTPVPQSLTYLVDDTARKHGRLRGGPAGSFLRCDDPVLVAEVLAHPASDALELRRIAPTVLVSPLPLAEVLAGLRGAGFAPVAEDAGGQVVDLRAGGRRITGRGRRKSPPPPTASPEQLAELVRQLRAGDRAATTTAGARVTVPGNLGSGPSATLAVLQKAAREGGEVLVDFVDGHGTAASRVIKPQVVGGGVLEGVDVGYGEVRRFPLHRITSVAIVHK; encoded by the coding sequence ATGTCCGGCACCACGCTCGCCGACTGGTTGCGCGACCAGGCCGACCCGGTCCTGGTCGCGCTGCTGCGCGCCCGCCCCGACCTGGCCACTCCCCCGCCCGCCGACACCTCGGTGCTGGCCACCCGGCTGGGGTCCCGCTCCTCGGTCGCGCGGGCCTGCGAGGACCTGGACTCGCTGGCGCTGACCGCGCTGGAGGCGCTGCTGGTGCTGGACGCCGACCGCGCCCCGGTCCCGATCTCCGCGCTGCGCGCCCTGTTCAAGCCGCACCGGGTGACGGTCGCCCGACCGGTGGCGCTGCTGCGCTCGCGCGGGCTGCTGTGGGGCCCGGACTCCGCGCTGCGCGTCCCGGCCTCGGCCCGCGACGCGGTCTCGCCGTTCCCGTGCGGCCTCGGCCGCTCGGTGCCGTCGCTGGCGGGCGCGGACCTGTCCGGGCTGGACGAGGGCGAGACTCGGGTGCTGGCCGCGCTGGCGACCGGGCGGCCGACCGGTCAGACCAAGGACGCCGCGCACGTGGTGTCGCTGGAGCGGGCGACCAGCCCGATCCAGAAGCTGCTGGCGCGCGGCCTGCTGGTGCGCCGCGACCAGTCCACCGTGGAGCTGCCCCGCGAGGTGGGGCTGGCCGTGCGCGGCGACCGGCCGCTCGGGGACCTGGTCGCCGAGGAGCCCGCGCTGCGCACCCAGGTGCTCGACCCCGGCCGGGTGGACGGCACCGGCGCGGGCGCGGTGCTGGAGCTGGTCAGGCACGTGGAGGGGCTGGTCGCGGCCTGGTCGCAGGAGCCGCCCGCCGTGCTGCGCTCCGGCGGGCTGGGCGTGCGCGAGCTGCGCCGGGTGGCCAAGGACCTGGACGTGACCGAGGAGCGGGCCGCGCTGCTGGTGGAGCTGGCGGTGTCCGCGGGCCTGGTCGGCGACAGCGCGGGCCTGGAGCCGGAGTGGGTGCCGACCGCGCAGGCGGACCCGTGGCTGGCCGCCGGGCCCGAGCAGCGCTGGGCGGTGCTCGCGCAGGCCTGGCTGGAGCTGGGCAGGCTGCCGGGGCTGGTCGGTGGGCGCGACGACCGCGACCGGCTGCTGAACCCGCTGGCCCCCGAGCTGGCGCGGGCCGCCGCCCCCAAGGACCGCAGGCGGGTGCTGGAGGCGCTGGCCGAGCTGGAGCCGGGCACCGCCGCGCCGGACGTGGCCGGGCTGGCCGCGACGCTGGCCTGGCGGGCGCCCCGGCGCGGCGGGAGGCTGCGCGACGAGCTGGTGCGCTGGACCGTCGAGGAGGGCACGGCGCTGGGCGTGCTCGCGCTCGGCGCGGTGACCGGCGCGGGTCGCGCGCTGCTCGGCGAGGGCGCGGCGGCGGCGGCGAAGCGGCTGGCCGACGCGCTGCCCGACCCGGTCGACCACGTGCTGGTGCAGGCCGACCTGACCGTGGTGGCCCCCGGCAGGCTGGAGCCGGAGCTGGCCGAGGAGATGGCGCTGGTCGCCGACGTCGAGTCGGCCGGGCACGCCACCGTGTACCGGGTGGACGAGCGGACCGTGCGGCGGGCGCTCGACTCCGGGCGCACCGCCGACGACCTGCACGAGCTGTTCCGCTCCCGCTCCCGCACGCCCGTCCCCCAGTCGCTGACCTACCTGGTGGACGACACCGCCCGCAAGCACGGGCGGCTGCGCGGCGGCCCCGCCGGGTCGTTCCTGCGCTGCGACGACCCGGTGCTGGTGGCCGAGGTGCTCGCGCACCCCGCGTCGGACGCGCTGGAGCTGCGCCGGATCGCGCCGACCGTGCTGGTGTCGCCGCTGCCGCTGGCCGAGGTGCTGGCCGGGCTGCGCGGCGCGGGCTTCGCGCCGGTCGCCGAGGACGCGGGCGGGCAGGTGGTCGACCTGCGCGCGGGCGGGCGGCGGATCACCGGCCGGGGCAGGCGGAAGTCGCCGCCCCCTCCGACGGCCTCGCCGGAGCAGCTGGCGGAGCTCGTCCGGCAGCTCCGGGCGGGCGATCGGGCGGCCACGACTACCGCGGGTGCACGGGTGACGGTTCCAGGGAACCTCGGATCGGGGCCGTCGGCGACCTTGGCGGTGCTCCAGAAGGCCGCCCGAGAGGGCGGCGAGGTGCTGGTGGACTTCGTGGACGGGCACGGCACCGCCGCAAGCCGGGTGATAAAGCCGCAGGTGGTGGGTGGTGGAGTCCTGGAGGGGGTGGACGTCGGCTACGGAGAGGTGCGGCGCTTCCCGCTGCACCGGATCACCTCGGTGGCGATCGTCCACAAGTGA
- a CDS encoding NAD-dependent malic enzyme has translation MPVPGPGYSITVRLEAPPSASAAGDLTSAVGRAGGVITAFDVVESHNDRVIIDLTCNALSANHAKDITDTLEQLPGIVVRKVSDRTFLVHLGGKIEISSKVPLRNRDDLSRAYTPGVARVCQAIAENPEDARRLTIKRNTVAVVTDGSAVLGLGNLGPAAALPVMEGKAALFKKFAGVDAWPVCLDTQDTEEIIRAVELIAPVYGGINLEDIAAPRCFEIEARLREKLDIPVFHDDQHGTAIVVVGALRNALRVVGKDISECKIVVCGVGAAGSAIIRLLLKQTPGDVVAVDVDGIVHRDRPGMDPNLASIADTTNKENVSGRLHDALVGADVFIGVSAPNLFGAEQVATMNSDAIVFALANPDPEIDPMEAQKHAAVVATGRSDFPNQINNVLAFPGVFRGLLDANANTITDEMLLAAATAIADVVDGDRLNASFIVPSVFDTTVAPAVAEAVRKVAAELKAAERA, from the coding sequence ATGCCGGTCCCCGGCCCTGGTTACTCGATCACCGTTCGCCTGGAGGCGCCGCCCTCGGCGAGCGCTGCGGGAGACCTGACCTCCGCCGTCGGCCGGGCTGGTGGCGTCATCACCGCGTTCGACGTCGTGGAGTCCCACAACGACCGGGTGATCATCGACCTCACCTGCAACGCGCTGTCCGCGAACCACGCCAAGGACATCACCGACACCCTGGAGCAGTTGCCGGGGATCGTCGTGCGCAAGGTCTCCGACCGGACCTTCCTGGTCCACCTCGGCGGCAAGATCGAGATCTCGTCGAAGGTGCCGCTGCGCAACCGCGACGACCTCTCCCGCGCCTACACGCCCGGCGTCGCCCGCGTGTGCCAGGCCATCGCGGAGAACCCCGAGGACGCGCGCCGCCTCACCATCAAGCGCAACACCGTGGCGGTCGTCACGGACGGCTCCGCCGTGCTGGGCCTGGGCAACCTCGGCCCCGCCGCCGCGCTGCCGGTGATGGAGGGCAAGGCCGCGCTGTTCAAGAAGTTCGCGGGCGTCGACGCCTGGCCGGTCTGCCTGGACACCCAGGACACCGAGGAGATCATCCGCGCCGTCGAGCTGATCGCCCCGGTGTACGGCGGCATCAACCTGGAGGACATCGCCGCGCCGCGCTGCTTCGAGATCGAGGCCCGGCTGCGGGAGAAGCTCGACATCCCGGTGTTCCACGACGACCAGCACGGCACGGCGATCGTCGTCGTCGGCGCCCTGCGCAACGCGCTGCGCGTGGTCGGCAAGGACATCTCCGAGTGCAAGATCGTGGTCTGCGGCGTCGGCGCGGCGGGCTCGGCGATCATCCGCCTGCTGCTCAAGCAGACCCCCGGCGACGTCGTCGCGGTCGACGTGGACGGCATCGTGCACCGCGACCGGCCGGGCATGGACCCGAACCTGGCGTCCATCGCGGACACCACGAACAAGGAGAACGTCTCCGGCAGGCTGCACGACGCGCTCGTGGGCGCGGACGTGTTCATCGGCGTCTCCGCGCCGAACCTGTTCGGGGCCGAGCAGGTCGCGACCATGAACAGCGACGCGATCGTGTTCGCGCTGGCCAACCCGGACCCGGAGATCGACCCGATGGAGGCGCAGAAGCACGCCGCCGTCGTGGCCACCGGGCGCAGCGACTTCCCGAACCAGATCAACAACGTCCTGGCGTTCCCCGGCGTGTTCCGGGGGCTGCTCGACGCGAACGCCAACACCATCACCGACGAGATGCTGCTGGCCGCCGCCACGGCGATCGCGGACGTGGTGGACGGGGACCGGCTGAACGCGTCGTTCATCGTGCCGAGCGTGTTCGACACCACGGTCGCGCCCGCCGTGGCGGAGGCCGTGCGCAAGGTCGCGGCCGAGCTGAAGGCGGCCGAGCGGGCCTGA
- a CDS encoding roadblock/LC7 domain-containing protein: MTTAAQPGSFGWLITDFVRRVPGVAHSVVVSADGLLLAGSQGLPRDRAEQLSAVASGLVSLTTGAARCFEAGTVNQTVVEMERGYLFLMSISDGSCLAVLAAPNCDIGLVAYEMTLLVERVGQQLTPELRAQLQGVVRR; the protein is encoded by the coding sequence GTGACGACCGCAGCTCAGCCAGGAAGCTTTGGTTGGCTTATCACCGACTTCGTGCGTCGGGTTCCCGGCGTCGCGCATTCCGTTGTGGTGTCGGCGGACGGGCTTCTGCTCGCCGGCTCCCAGGGACTGCCGAGGGACCGCGCCGAGCAGCTCTCCGCTGTGGCCTCTGGCCTGGTGAGCCTCACCACAGGCGCCGCCAGGTGCTTCGAGGCGGGCACGGTGAACCAGACCGTGGTGGAGATGGAGCGGGGCTACCTGTTCCTGATGTCCATCAGCGACGGCTCCTGCCTCGCGGTGCTCGCAGCCCCGAACTGCGACATCGGTCTGGTCGCCTACGAGATGACCCTGCTGGTCGAGCGAGTCGGCCAGCAGCTCACCCCGGAGCTGCGCGCGCAGCTCCAGGGCGTGGTTCGGCGGTAG
- a CDS encoding DUF742 domain-containing protein: MAERSGADGRAFGRNFNYQEWATGGFRFVEPDAHPTQDEEAEDAPSPWAEQARRARDEGTEQGQGDMAQREVEDSSYDYDDVPNRFDIDGYGSGLFGGPGADLFGAHGLPESVPEQLPYTTGPQPVVRQEEHPAAESGSLVRPYTRTGGRTRPDYDLAIEALISTSERGLERDAAVLPEHRSICGLCTDTRSVAEVAALLRLPLGVARVLIGDMASMGLVLIHQGGMVVGDKPSIDFLERVLSGLRRL; encoded by the coding sequence ATGGCTGAACGATCTGGCGCTGACGGCCGTGCCTTCGGTAGGAACTTCAACTACCAGGAGTGGGCGACCGGCGGATTCCGGTTCGTGGAGCCGGATGCTCATCCCACGCAGGACGAGGAAGCCGAGGACGCACCCAGCCCGTGGGCGGAGCAGGCCCGAAGAGCACGGGACGAAGGAACAGAGCAGGGGCAAGGCGATATGGCTCAGCGTGAGGTTGAAGACTCGTCGTACGACTACGACGACGTTCCCAACCGATTCGACATCGACGGGTACGGCAGCGGCCTGTTCGGAGGTCCGGGTGCCGACCTGTTCGGTGCCCACGGCTTGCCCGAGAGCGTGCCGGAGCAGCTCCCGTACACAACCGGACCTCAGCCGGTCGTGCGACAGGAGGAGCACCCGGCGGCCGAATCAGGCTCGTTGGTCCGCCCGTACACCCGGACCGGCGGCCGAACCCGGCCCGACTACGACCTGGCGATCGAGGCGCTGATCTCCACCAGCGAACGAGGACTCGAGCGCGACGCGGCGGTGCTCCCCGAGCACCGCTCCATCTGCGGGCTGTGCACCGACACCAGGTCGGTGGCCGAGGTCGCCGCGCTGCTCCGGCTTCCGCTGGGCGTGGCGCGGGTGCTCATCGGCGACATGGCCAGCATGGGTTTGGTTTTGATTCACCAGGGCGGCATGGTTGTGGGGGACAAGCCGTCCATCGATTTCCTTGAGAGGGTGCTCAGTGGGCTTCGCAGGCTCTAG
- a CDS encoding molybdenum cofactor biosynthesis protein MoaE has protein sequence MTEVLRAAVTEDPISVDEHAKLVEHASAGAVVTFSGVVRDHDHGRSVRELEYHGHPSAGDVVAEVVSDVAGRFEGVRAVAVSHRVGPLAIGDVALAVAVSAAHRGAAFAVCSELVDEVKRRLPVWKRQVFADGSDEWVNCP, from the coding sequence GTGACCGAGGTGCTGCGGGCGGCCGTGACCGAGGACCCGATCTCGGTCGACGAGCACGCGAAGCTCGTGGAGCACGCCTCGGCGGGGGCGGTGGTGACGTTCTCCGGCGTCGTGCGCGACCACGACCACGGGCGGTCGGTGCGGGAGCTGGAGTACCACGGGCACCCGAGCGCGGGTGACGTCGTGGCCGAGGTGGTGTCGGACGTGGCCGGGCGCTTCGAGGGCGTCCGCGCGGTCGCGGTGTCGCACCGCGTGGGCCCGCTGGCGATCGGCGACGTGGCGCTGGCGGTGGCCGTCTCGGCGGCGCACCGGGGCGCGGCGTTCGCGGTGTGCTCGGAGCTCGTGGACGAGGTGAAGCGCAGGCTCCCGGTGTGGAAGCGGCAGGTCTTCGCCGACGGCAGCGACGAGTGGGTCAACTGCCCCTGA